A window of Mangifera indica cultivar Alphonso chromosome 13, CATAS_Mindica_2.1, whole genome shotgun sequence contains these coding sequences:
- the LOC123194313 gene encoding uncharacterized protein LOC123194313 — protein MKVRSSVKKMCEFCKTVKRRGRVYVICSSNPKHKQRQGMSTFANEGPIPSMFMEINAKQEIAPFHSFQTGLVALIPKKQQPSLIYGWRANLSSLLFKQGK, from the exons ATGAAGGTGCGATCATCAGTAAAGAAGATGTGCGAGTTTTGTAAGACAGTTAAGCGTCGTGGACGTGTATATGTAATTTGCTCTTCTAATCCTAAGCACAAGCAACGGCAGGGAATGTCAACGTTTGCAAATGAAGGACCAATCCCATCCAT GTTCATGGAAATAAACGCTAAGCAGGAAATTGCCCCCTTTCACAGCTTCCAGACAGGGCTGGTTGCTTTGATACCCAAAAAACAGCAGCCATCACTGATATACGGATGGAGGGCAAACCTTTCATCTCTTCTCTTCAAACAGGGAAAATAG